The Hordeum vulgare subsp. vulgare chromosome 4H, MorexV3_pseudomolecules_assembly, whole genome shotgun sequence genomic interval atgagagacaatacatgagagtccttgaaggacaagtaaacgagttatactcgtacgcgtcggtaccaacgcaaaggcccacaccgtttGTATTACGTCTAATCTAATACGGTAGAATTTGAACCATAGTTTAACATAAAGTAAAATAAATAACCCTAAAAAGATGTGCGTTGTGGCTTCAACATCCTCCTAATTTATATCGTTGAGCTATGAACCATCAAATAAAATAAACCAAAGTTACAAACACAGTACAGATCCTTATTTTGAAAACAGAGTACACACCAGGCCTATAGTAGCACATGCATGCCACGTAGTACGTAGGATTTGTGCACTTGGAGGCCAATCAATATTACAAAACTTCAGCAAAGTAAAGTGGATGGATCTGGATATGAAGCAAGTGTGTCTTAATCAGTCGATCTTCCACCATTCATAAGGGGAAAGATCGGGCGCACCGCAATGCCACACTGTCCTAATGGATTCTTCGTCCCCCTCTTCATTAGCATATAGCCTTTGTTGCCCCATGCCGCCCCCCATGAGTTCTTCACTATCCAGTACTTGGCTCCATAGGCCTGTTGCCCATAGCCTACTATGGTGATGACATGGTTCAACTTACTGGTAGCACAAGGTCCGTTGTAGATGCCTCCCTTGTAGTGCTGGAATTGGCCACCATGTACCACAATGGAAGCTGCTATAGGTTGGTTAgccacgatattcaccatggacACTTCGCTGTTGCTCTTGACTTTTCTGTAGCCAGTGATCTTTGCAGCCGGCTTTCGGTTCCCTTTGCACTGACCTTCGGCTGCCTTGTATGTGTAGGAGGATGTAGTGGTGATCCCTCCATTCTGTATGATCCACTGGAAAGCATTTCTAGGCCAACCACCATTGCAACCGCCATCAAGGAAGTCACAGTCTACCAGTTGTTGCTCTGACAGAGACACCAGTCTCCCTCTCTTGATCTTGTGTATTCCTTCAATAGTAGCGACCGTCGGGAAGGCCCAGCAAGATCCTGCAGTTGCATGTCAATGCTTCATTGACTTAATCATTGAGCTAGCAGCCACGTATATTGAAATATATTAGCTGTCGTTATTTTGTTAGTAACAAATAGTGATAGTATTATTTTCTAGCTGTTGTTACTTTGTTAGCAAGTTGTGGTTGTCACTTGTCATCGTACATGCATGCATATAAATggttatatataaaaaatatattaacATGAAATATTGTACGTACCACACTTCCCTTGGTCTTTAACGGGGGTGACCGCGCCTCTCTTCCTCCAGTCCATCCTAATCGGCGCCCCGGCCGAGAAGTTGGCGTACACGGTGACACCCTCGGCGCCATTGACAGACCCAGCATGGGTGGTGATAATCTGCTCATCATGGACACCATCTTCTCTATGGTCATCGTCCGGAATCTTCCCGGTATAAAGCGAGATGAACTCTTCATCGGTAAGGTCGGTGAAGGGACCCTCCCCAAGCTCGTAGGTGAACCCCGAGGTGGTCGCCTCGGCATTCAGGGCCTCTATGTACCTCATGTTGCTCCTGTATACCTTGAAGCGGTGAGCCTTCTCACTAGAGGTGGGGTAGGATCTGTTCTGCACAGTCATCCAGACGTGGAAACGGGCCATCATCAGGTCATGGTGCTTGTCGATGCCGATGTCCGAGTGCTCACTGCTTGTTGTCAACGACTCAGAAGAGCAGCCGGCAAGCATCAGGAAGCTGCAGGTGGCAAGGAGCACACATAGCGCTAATGACGAACACCTACAAGTGGAGAACATGATggtgtgaccagccatttgatggtgATGCTAATGTTCTGGTGGTGATTGAATGCCGCTCATGGCAGCTAAGCTGGGTTCGTTTTATAGCCAAACTTAATCAGCTACTAATACTATATGAAAGAAGTAACATGCATGCATAAGGGCATGACCAACGTGCTTGGCTCGGACTCTACAGGTAATGGCCCTCGGCCCTACTGacaaggtgtgtgtgtgtgtgtgtgtgtgtgtgtgtgtgtgtgtgagagagagagagagagagagagagagagagagagagagaaatagagagagagagatggagagagagagatggagagagagagagagagagcaattaTATAGAGTGGGTGGAAGTACACAAAAATTTAAATGGTGGCCTTAGTAATTTAGGTCCACATGGAGGCATGGGCAGCACTAGTCtactctttttctttttccaaaAGAAACAACTCACGAGCTAAGCTATGGATCAGTGTCTTTCTTTTGTGGATCAGCGACCTGCACTCCTTAGCGCATATACAAGGCAGAAATTAAAGAAAGAAATCCAGTTTGTCACTCTTATATCAGTCCACTGGCCTTGGGTCGATGATGGGCGATCTAATATTCCAGCAGATGGGCCTAATCCCTTATAGTGCTGTATATGTGATCTCAAATTAATTAGTCCACCCCACACGGACTTCACCTTGCTTAATGACTAAGGAACGAGCACAAGTGAAAAAAAGATCCAAATAGTTTTGGTGggcaataataaaaatatataaaggAAAACACTTTCAATCATACAACACATCCTTTCCAAGGTGTAAGACCAACTTTGCACCGTGATTTGTTATTCAATCACACGGACGAGAACTTCCGCTTCCACCATCCATCCAACAAACTGCCCACTATTCATGCATTAAATCCGTATGCCTTTCTCTTAATTACGCAATCGGTTACATTCCCTTTAGTACATCCCAAACAAAGGAGAGCCTCGTCTTCTATAAATCCATCATGCCGTCCCGCTGACCTCCCATGTGCGATCTACACCTCGACGGACCGCAGTTCAAGCGCCACCAAGGGGATGTACCCATCCTTCCCCGTTCAACCCAGCAACAGCGTTGTCACCTCGGTAGGTTGCGGTCGTGCCCATCATTGTTGGCATGCTGCACCGACGATGACCAGCTCCGATCCCTTGCCATCGTGCTAACCACCACTGCTTCGATATCGCTGGCGTGATGCATCTCTgttctcgccggcgtgctcccccCTGACGTTGTTACACAGTGTTATTCTTGTTCCAATCTCCCTGTCTAACGCCGACGACTGAGGCGATGAGCTCGTCTCTGTCACCCTCCTTCCTATCaacggctccccctcctccctccaGTTTTCACCTCCACTACCCGCGACCCCGTCCACAAAAGCTGCTCCATCCCCATACCTCTCGATGGAAGTGCTTTAGTTAGGAAGCATTTTCTAGT includes:
- the LOC123447612 gene encoding ervatamin-B-like, with the translated sequence MAGHTIMFSTCRCSSLALCVLLATCSFLMLAGCSSESLTTSSEHSDIGIDKHHDLMMARFHVWMTVQNRSYPTSSEKAHRFKVYRSNMRYIEALNAEATTSGFTYELGEGPFTDLTDEEFISLYTGKIPDDDHREDGVHDEQIITTHAGSVNGAEGVTVYANFSAGAPIRMDWRKRGAVTPVKDQGKCGSCWAFPTVATIEGIHKIKRGRLVSLSEQQLVDCDFLDGGCNGGWPRNAFQWIIQNGGITTTSSYTYKAAEGQCKGNRKPAAKITGYRKVKSNSEVSMVNIVANQPIAASIVVHGGQFQHYKGGIYNGPCATSKLNHVITIVGYGQQAYGAKYWIVKNSWGAAWGNKGYMLMKRGTKNPLGQCGIAVRPIFPLMNGGRSTD